The genomic window gttgtatctcaggagtagaacgccatccaagcctagtgcactgtaaggcggcgaaatctacttcaaggaaagtgaccaacataccacgcctcagcatctcgggttccatttttccactttctctatttattttctgtaagcctatttctgcctattatttgttgaagtagagtattatagatttaaaattttctgggacAGTTTATTCCCAAcattcttgaagtagatttttTCCTACATATAATAGGCTAGTACTTAGAGTTACCCCAATGGCCAATGCAAGTGACCCGGTTCCTCCTAAAAAATTTAATGGAAATAACTTTAAGCGTTGGAGACAGAAGATGGAAATCTTCTTAACCACACTTGGGTTATTTTCCATAATCTTTGACTCTCCTCCAAATGAGGAAGAGAATGAACCAGCTAGAACTTGTAACTTGGAGgaatttaagaagaaagactacctgtgtaggggaaggattctgtcctatcttactgatcccctttttgatgtctactgcacttttaaaacctccaaggagatttgggatgatCTTAATAAGAAATATGGTATCCAAGATGCCGGAATGGACAAGTATGCTGCTAGTCAATTCCTGTCTTATAAGATGGTTGACACCAAGCCCGTAGTTGACCAAGCCCATGAGTTAACAGTGATTTATCATGAATTAGGCTTAAGGGGAATGGGAATAACTGAGAGCCTTCAAGTTGCTTGTACCATTGACAAGCTCCCACCTTCTTGGAAAGACTTTGGGTTATCCCTGAAACATAAAACCGAGGATATGACAATGAAAACTCTATTGTCTGCCATTAGGATCCAAGAACAACACCTTGAGAAAGATAATGAGCAACTCATGAATCCTGAGCTTCTAACCAAGGTGAACTTTGTAGAAAGCCAAAATAAGACCCATAAGTTCAAgaactccaaatttgaaaagggtggacctagaaacaaaagaaaacctaTGAAGCCAAAACACCATATCAATAAGAATGATCGGAAGCCGATTTGCTACAATTGTGGGAAACTCGGTCATATGGCTCGAGTAtgccggatgaagaagaagaagtatcagAACTATGAACATGTGCCTTCTCAACCTGCAAATCCACAAACCAACATGGTGCTATCCAGTACTGGTCCTACTAGTACTGATGATCGGTATGTAACTTTAAGTCCAGAATTAAATTTGGCAATTTGCTCTACCGATTGGTTAGTGGATACAGGTGCGAATGTTCATATGTGTACTGATCATACCCTTTTTACTACTTATCAGGTCCGGAGTGGCCTAACAGTAACTATGGGGAACTCCACCTCGGCACGAGTGCTTGGAACTGAAAAAGTACTTCTAAGGCTTACGTCTGGGAATGTGCTTACACTATTTAATGTGTACCATGTGCCCGATGGAAGGAGAAATCTGATCAGTGGATCTCTTCTAAATAGAAGTGGTTattctttgttatttcaatctaagaaagtgattataacaaagaatggaacatttgtaggcaaaggctatgagtgtgatggcttgtatgtaataaataatgtatcggatttttcttctgataacaataataaaattgtgctttcaatatgttcttcatctctttggcatgctagattaggacatgtgaataataatactattaaaagaatgattagctctggtttattacctaatgtttcattaaatgaaaaggaaaggtgccaaatttgtgttcaatctaaacaacctagaaaaccatttaaaataataaatagaaattcaactttattagaattaatacattcagatgtatgtgatctaaatggaactttgactaaagggggtagaaggtatttcattaccttcatagatgattattctaagtattgtcaagtttatttaatgaaatctaaagatgaagcatttgagatgtttaagacttataaatctttagtagaaaatcaacttgacaagagaataaagattctcaggtcagacagaggaggagaatacacctctaatgacttgaatgaattctgtagagttaatggaattctacatgaagttacacctccctattcacctcagtctaatggagtggctgaaaggaaaaataggactctgcaagatatggtaagatctttgcttgccaactcaggtttacctgaggtttggtggggggaagcaatgcttactgcatgtttcctgcttaatagggttctatttaaaggttctaataaatctccttatgaactttggaaaggaagaaaacctaacctaaactttgtaaaagtttggggttgtttggctaaggttaatattcctttaatcaagaaaagaaaattaggacctaatacttttgatgctgtgtttcttggttattctcttaatagtgttacttataggttcttagtcattagttctgatattaatggcatagaaaagaatactataattgaatctaaagatgcttctttctttgaagacatttttccatttaaggataaaatagaaaagcatgtaataaatagatctaatgatgcatcttgtagttcgccatctaattctctaattattcctaataatgaaaatgaaaatgaacttaatgatattaatgaacttggtaaagggaaaagaattaggaaaaagaaagattttggatctgatttctatacttttatggttgaagatgatcctaaaacttataaagatgctatgaactcattagattctatgttttggaaggaagctattaatagtgaaatgaattcacttatgactaataaaacatggtttttaactgacttaccacctggtagtaaggctataggttgtaaatggatatttaagaagaaattaagacctgatggttctattgaaaaatataaagcaagattagttgctaagggcttttctcagaaagagggtattgactactttgatacatattctcctgtgactaggataaccacaattcgtactttaattgcactggcttcaatccataatttgataattcatcaaatggatgtcaagactgccttccttcatggtgatttagaggaagagatctatatggatcagccagagggatatgtggctcaaggacaggaaagaaaagtttgtaggttagtcaaatccctctatggtttaaaacaagctcctaagcaatggcataggaaatttgataaaataattgtttcttatggctttaaagcaaatgaatcagataagtgcttatattcaaagttagaaaatgattcatgtattatcttgtgtttatatgttgatgatattttaatttttggtactgatatgaatatggt from Phoenix dactylifera cultivar Barhee BC4 unplaced genomic scaffold, palm_55x_up_171113_PBpolish2nd_filt_p 000164F, whole genome shotgun sequence includes these protein-coding regions:
- the LOC120105003 gene encoding uncharacterized protein LOC120105003, with the protein product MDKYAASQFLSYKMVDTKPVVDQAHELTVIYHELGLRGMGITESLQVACTIDKLPPSWKDFGLSLKHKTEDMTMKTLLSAIRIQEQHLEKDNEQLMNPELLTKVNFVESQNKTHKFKNSKFEKGGPRNKRKPMKPKHHINKNDRKPICYNCGKLGHMARVCRMKKKKYQNYEHVPSQPANPQTNMVLSSTGPTSTDDRSGVA